Proteins from one Rhodohalobacter mucosus genomic window:
- a CDS encoding metal-dependent hydrolase family protein, with amino-acid sequence MKIFISLLTFLLLTLPVMGQQTFIHAGHLFDGITGELAQNKTVVVEDGRIVSVLDGFESPASGAELIDLSEMTVLPGLIDLHVHLEGETNPNRYVETYTMNPEERALRSVMFARRTLDAGFTTVRDLGGSGVNTALRDAIRAGYVDGPRVISVGKSLATTGGHADPTNGHKREFMGVPGPESGVINGVEDAREAVRQRYKNGADHIKITATGGVLSVAKSGMNPQFMDDELQAVVETARDYEMHVAAHAHGKEGMLRAVRAGVRTIEHGTYMDEEVMQAMVEAGTYYVPTISAGKFVAEKAEVEGYFPALVEPKAREIGPLIQSTFAQAYRYGVNIAFGTDAGVFPHGENGQEFGYMVEAGMPPVEAIMSSVKTAPEVLGLEDEIGSIEAGKHADIIAVRGNPLEDITILEDVRFVMKGGMVYKQE; translated from the coding sequence ATGAAAATCTTTATCTCTCTTCTCACCTTTCTATTGCTGACTCTCCCGGTGATGGGGCAGCAGACATTTATTCACGCAGGACATCTGTTCGACGGAATCACCGGTGAGCTCGCTCAAAATAAAACCGTTGTTGTTGAAGACGGCCGCATTGTTTCCGTACTGGACGGTTTCGAGAGCCCTGCTTCCGGAGCAGAACTGATCGACCTTTCCGAAATGACTGTTCTACCCGGATTGATCGATCTGCACGTTCATCTTGAGGGTGAAACCAACCCAAACCGATATGTAGAGACCTACACCATGAATCCGGAAGAACGTGCCTTGCGATCGGTCATGTTTGCCCGCCGTACGCTGGATGCCGGTTTTACAACAGTTCGCGATCTTGGCGGATCCGGAGTAAATACGGCGTTGCGTGATGCCATCCGGGCAGGCTATGTGGATGGGCCCAGGGTAATCAGCGTAGGGAAATCACTGGCAACCACAGGCGGACACGCGGATCCCACCAACGGCCACAAGCGTGAATTCATGGGGGTCCCGGGTCCGGAGTCAGGCGTTATTAATGGCGTTGAGGACGCCCGAGAGGCAGTTCGGCAGCGATATAAAAACGGTGCGGATCACATAAAGATTACGGCTACGGGAGGCGTTCTTAGTGTAGCCAAATCGGGAATGAACCCCCAGTTTATGGATGATGAGCTTCAGGCGGTTGTAGAAACCGCGCGGGATTACGAAATGCATGTGGCGGCACACGCACACGGTAAAGAGGGGATGCTGCGTGCCGTTCGCGCTGGTGTACGTACCATCGAACACGGTACTTATATGGACGAAGAGGTGATGCAGGCTATGGTAGAAGCAGGCACCTACTATGTGCCAACCATCTCTGCAGGAAAGTTCGTAGCCGAAAAAGCAGAGGTGGAAGGATACTTTCCGGCTCTGGTGGAACCCAAAGCACGGGAGATAGGCCCGTTGATCCAAAGCACATTTGCTCAAGCCTACCGATACGGTGTAAATATAGCGTTTGGGACCGATGCAGGCGTTTTTCCTCACGGTGAAAATGGTCAGGAATTCGGCTATATGGTGGAAGCCGGCATGCCTCCGGTTGAGGCAATTATGAGCTCAGTAAAAACCGCCCCGGAAGTACTGGGCCTTGAAGATGAAATCGGTTCGATTGAAGCCGGGAAGCACGCCGATATCATTGCGGTGAGAGGTAATCCGCTAGAGGATATCACAATTCTTGAGGATGTACGATTTGTTATGAAAGGGGGAATGGTTTACAAACAGGAGTGA
- the hisS gene encoding histidine--tRNA ligase produces the protein MAQPTYTTHAGMVDILPDDVRKWQFLEELIREEAHRFNFEEIRTPIMEQTELIVRGLGQLTDIVSKEIFAFSRGDDNYVLRPELTAPVVRAYIEHHLDQRGGSQKLYYIGPMFRAERPQKGRQRQFHQFGVEIIGSSDAVADAEVIAFMIHIYNRIGIKNTRLKLNSIGDPESREAYKNALKSHLKPHFDKLSDVSKKRFEKNPLRILDSKEEEDRPFIESAPLITDYLSQESKAHYDRVKQYLGDLDISFEEDPYLVRGMDYYTQTAFELISPDLGAQDALAGGGRYDLLVEEIGGQPTPAVGFAAGMERLMIACEELDIPLGTEKHVDLYVVTLGDQARRWGLSSLRQFRNRGISATMDYMGRSMKAQMKDANRENAHYALIVGDNELRENRFTLRNMKESDEQQLSLDEIIVILKNSLTGQKES, from the coding sequence ATGGCTCAGCCTACCTATACAACACATGCCGGAATGGTGGATATTTTGCCGGACGATGTCCGCAAATGGCAATTTCTTGAGGAACTGATCCGTGAAGAGGCACACAGATTTAATTTTGAGGAGATTCGTACCCCCATCATGGAGCAGACTGAGTTGATTGTAAGGGGCCTGGGCCAGCTTACCGATATCGTCTCAAAAGAGATTTTTGCATTCAGTCGCGGGGATGATAACTACGTACTTCGGCCGGAGCTGACGGCGCCGGTTGTGCGTGCATACATCGAGCATCATCTGGATCAGCGTGGCGGATCGCAGAAGCTTTACTACATCGGACCCATGTTTCGCGCAGAGAGGCCGCAGAAAGGACGTCAGCGCCAGTTTCACCAGTTCGGCGTAGAGATTATCGGCAGCAGCGATGCCGTTGCCGACGCAGAGGTCATCGCATTCATGATTCATATCTACAACAGGATCGGGATCAAAAATACAAGACTAAAACTGAATTCAATCGGTGATCCTGAAAGCCGTGAAGCCTATAAAAATGCGCTGAAAAGCCACCTGAAGCCTCATTTTGACAAACTGAGCGATGTTTCAAAAAAACGATTTGAAAAAAATCCGCTGCGAATACTCGATTCGAAAGAGGAAGAAGATCGTCCGTTCATTGAAAGCGCACCCCTCATTACCGACTATCTGAGTCAGGAGTCGAAAGCGCATTACGACCGGGTGAAGCAGTATCTTGGTGATTTGGACATCTCTTTTGAGGAAGATCCATACCTGGTTCGGGGAATGGACTATTATACACAAACTGCATTTGAGCTGATCAGTCCCGATCTGGGTGCTCAGGATGCCCTGGCTGGTGGCGGACGCTATGATCTGCTCGTGGAGGAGATCGGCGGACAGCCTACGCCGGCCGTAGGTTTTGCTGCCGGTATGGAGCGGCTTATGATCGCCTGTGAAGAGCTTGACATCCCCCTGGGTACGGAAAAGCATGTGGATCTCTATGTGGTAACACTGGGTGATCAGGCGCGCAGGTGGGGACTTTCCAGCCTGCGACAATTTAGGAACCGCGGAATATCCGCAACCATGGATTACATGGGGCGGTCGATGAAGGCCCAGATGAAGGACGCCAATCGGGAGAATGCACACTATGCCCTCATTGTGGGTGATAATGAGCTCAGGGAGAACCGGTTTACTTTACGAAACATGAAGGAGAGTGACGAGCAGCAGCTATCGCTGGATGAGATTATCGTGATTCTGAAAAATTCATTGACAGGGCAGAAAGAATCCTGA
- a CDS encoding DASH family cryptochrome, whose protein sequence is MKSIIWHRNDLRIKDHEPLVTACKHGQILPVYIFDPALFESTMYGFPKTGSHRKRFLIESVEALRNAYRQKGGDLIVRTGNPAEVLNEICDHYQADRVLCYGEVTSEETEAEERVQSLIQVPLVKFRGHALYHPNDLPFEIRELPVVFTQFRKKVEKKCSVRKPLPEPENINFADLGDPGSLPGLGSFGVDISGGDERSVLEFKGGEEEAWNRLNHYFFESDSLRNYKFTRNGLLGADYSSKLSPWLALGCISARSVHAEVKKYEREVHKNVSTYWLIFELIWRDYFRYSAEKHGNKIFRLGGIQGKNLEKRTDPEWFKKWAHGMTGIPFIDANMRELWQTGYMSNRGRQNVASFLAQNMDMDWRWGAAWFESMLIDYDVCSNWGNWAYNATVGHDPRNRYFNILNQADKYDKKGEYVRTWLPELSEVPSEFIHKLHTMSPDQQKLFGVNIAKDYPEPILDLEESYERIRQEG, encoded by the coding sequence ATGAAATCAATCATTTGGCATCGCAACGACCTTCGAATAAAGGACCATGAACCGCTTGTAACTGCCTGTAAACATGGGCAGATATTACCGGTTTATATATTTGATCCGGCATTGTTCGAATCAACCATGTATGGATTTCCCAAGACAGGCTCTCACCGCAAAAGGTTTCTGATTGAGAGTGTGGAGGCGCTGAGGAATGCATACCGGCAGAAGGGGGGAGATCTGATTGTGAGAACCGGAAATCCGGCTGAAGTTCTGAATGAAATTTGTGATCATTATCAAGCGGATAGGGTTCTCTGCTATGGTGAGGTAACCTCTGAAGAAACCGAAGCGGAAGAGCGGGTTCAATCCCTGATTCAAGTGCCGTTGGTAAAGTTCAGGGGACACGCTCTCTATCACCCAAACGACCTGCCGTTTGAAATCCGGGAGCTGCCCGTTGTGTTTACTCAATTCAGGAAAAAGGTTGAGAAAAAGTGCAGTGTGAGAAAGCCGCTTCCGGAACCTGAAAATATCAATTTTGCAGATCTCGGAGATCCGGGAAGTTTACCGGGGCTCGGGTCCTTTGGCGTGGATATTTCCGGCGGGGATGAACGGAGTGTTCTGGAATTTAAAGGAGGGGAAGAAGAAGCCTGGAATAGATTGAATCATTATTTTTTTGAGTCAGACAGCTTGCGCAACTACAAGTTCACCCGAAACGGGCTGCTCGGGGCCGACTACTCCTCAAAATTATCGCCGTGGCTGGCTCTCGGCTGCATATCTGCACGTTCAGTGCATGCGGAAGTCAAAAAATATGAGCGTGAGGTTCACAAGAATGTATCCACCTACTGGCTTATTTTTGAATTGATCTGGCGCGACTATTTCCGCTATTCAGCAGAGAAACATGGAAATAAAATTTTCCGGTTGGGAGGAATTCAGGGAAAAAATCTTGAAAAGCGAACGGATCCGGAGTGGTTCAAAAAATGGGCGCATGGCATGACCGGCATTCCATTCATAGATGCCAATATGAGGGAGCTTTGGCAGACCGGCTACATGAGCAATCGCGGGCGGCAAAACGTTGCCAGCTTCCTGGCTCAGAATATGGATATGGACTGGCGCTGGGGAGCCGCCTGGTTCGAGTCGATGCTGATCGATTATGATGTATGCAGCAACTGGGGGAACTGGGCCTACAATGCAACGGTAGGGCACGATCCGAGAAACCGGTACTTCAACATTCTGAATCAGGCTGATAAGTACGACAAGAAGGGGGAGTATGTCCGTACCTGGCTGCCGGAGCTTAGTGAGGTGCCTTCTGAATTCATACACAAGCTGCATACGATGAGTCCGGATCAGCAAAAACTTTTTGGCGTAAACATTGCCAAAGACTACCCTGAACCCATACTGGATCTTGAAGAAAGCTATGAGAGAATCAGGCAGGAAGGCTGA
- a CDS encoding GNAT family N-acetyltransferase has translation MIRIRQATREDAYAITAILNQAVKSGRETAFTDPVPVTDREEWLAHHDQTGYPVFVAAETKTDQVMGYLSLSPWRAGRDALRHTAEISYYVHEGFRRRGVAAALMTHAIEECAPLEIDRLLAILLDINEPSISLLEKFGFERWGHFPGVARLKDLRAGQYIYGLSLH, from the coding sequence ATGATCCGAATCCGGCAAGCAACACGTGAGGATGCATACGCAATCACGGCCATACTGAACCAGGCCGTTAAATCCGGCAGAGAAACTGCATTTACTGATCCTGTACCTGTTACAGACCGGGAAGAGTGGCTCGCGCACCATGATCAGACCGGATATCCTGTATTTGTGGCAGCAGAAACCAAAACAGACCAGGTGATGGGTTACCTGTCGCTGAGCCCCTGGAGAGCCGGACGCGATGCATTAAGACATACGGCAGAGATCAGCTACTATGTGCATGAGGGTTTCCGGCGCCGGGGAGTTGCCGCTGCTCTGATGACGCATGCGATTGAAGAGTGTGCTCCACTGGAAATTGACCGTCTATTAGCCATTTTACTGGATATCAATGAACCCAGTATTTCACTTCTCGAGAAATTCGGCTTTGAGCGATGGGGACATTTTCCGGGTGTTGCAAGACTTAAAGATCTTCGTGCCGGTCAATACATTTACGGTCTCTCACTGCACTGA
- a CDS encoding DUF697 domain-containing protein: protein MKKQMKTVAAIAALAITILLIIVIINQAVQFSGVLATIHPLLGQISLILFVLVILTALLAPLYLYIRLPSRLIPPDSEEGPDYDRYMDKLSVRLSSNPKVSLEKVVSEEEIHLALKELDAESDLIIKKTAYRAFITTAISQNGALDALFILGLQFRLIWELARVYSQRPNLKELSFLYTNVMVTAFIASSLDEAEYFEILESSMSQGVGSVISMVPGTSLIVNSTITGSSNAFLTLRVGKVAQKYCNSLVRKERQTIRNSATTEAAKMLAGIIYDGTKKLVAHLGSAPIRMASRPFMRKDKGSE, encoded by the coding sequence ATGAAAAAACAGATGAAAACAGTGGCGGCGATTGCCGCTCTTGCCATAACGATTTTGCTCATTATTGTGATCATCAATCAGGCTGTACAGTTTTCCGGAGTTCTGGCAACCATTCATCCGCTGTTGGGACAGATTTCGCTCATTCTATTTGTGCTGGTGATTCTGACAGCCCTTCTTGCACCTCTCTATCTTTACATCAGGCTTCCATCACGATTGATACCTCCTGATTCGGAGGAAGGGCCGGACTACGATCGATACATGGATAAACTGTCGGTGCGCCTGTCATCGAATCCAAAGGTTAGCCTGGAGAAGGTTGTATCTGAAGAGGAGATACACCTGGCGCTCAAAGAACTGGATGCAGAGAGTGATCTTATCATTAAAAAGACGGCCTACCGTGCATTCATAACAACAGCTATTTCACAGAATGGTGCACTGGATGCCCTGTTCATACTGGGTCTTCAGTTTCGTCTGATCTGGGAACTTGCACGGGTCTATTCGCAGCGGCCCAATCTGAAGGAGCTGAGTTTTCTGTACACCAATGTTATGGTAACCGCATTTATTGCAAGCAGCCTGGATGAAGCGGAATATTTTGAAATTCTGGAATCATCCATGTCTCAGGGTGTTGGATCCGTTATTTCCATGGTTCCCGGAACGTCGTTAATTGTGAATTCAACCATCACGGGCAGCTCAAATGCGTTTCTGACTCTTCGTGTTGGGAAGGTGGCTCAAAAGTATTGTAACTCACTGGTTCGCAAAGAGCGACAGACCATACGAAATTCTGCAACAACGGAAGCAGCGAAAATGCTTGCAGGTATTATTTATGACGGAACCAAAAAACTGGTGGCTCACCTCGGCTCTGCTCCGATACGAATGGCCTCCCGCCCGTTCATGAGAAAAGATAAAGGGTCGGAGTAG
- a CDS encoding BCCT family transporter — protein MALRGQDDSPESENSGKNRLFDIHKPVFWPSVILIFLLIAGTLIAGEAAEEAFESVRVGITEWASWLFVGAVNIFIGFALYFAFSKYGNIRLGGEDAEPDFSTMAWFAMLFSAGMGIGLMFFSVAEPMWHLLYPPHSEAGTTEAIRDAMGVTFLHWGLHAWAVYAIVALALAFFAFNRKLPLSFRSVFYPILGDRIEGWIGDVIDILAVLATLFGLATSLGLGASQAGAGMQYVFGLENTVNLQVIIIIVVTSIAVVSVVLGIDKGVRVLSEFNIRTAALFLLFILVVGPTFFILSSFIQNIGHYAQNFPAFAFWTQSYEEGSFMTTWTVFYWAWWISWSPYVGMFIARISRGRTVKQFVLGVLIVPTLITFLWMSGFGGSAIFLETNGIAEIAAAVEQDQTTSLFILLDQFPWATITSFLAIVLVLSFFVTSSDSGSLVIDGLTSGGKLDAPVGQRIFWASIEGVVAAILLIGGGLSALQAGAISTGLPFVIVLLVMCYSLQRGLHREHHDLMRKDRDKERESYRDLVMNAIKKQKQAE, from the coding sequence ATGGCATTACGAGGACAAGATGACTCGCCGGAGTCAGAAAATTCCGGCAAGAACCGCCTGTTCGACATTCACAAGCCGGTTTTCTGGCCATCCGTTATACTGATCTTTTTGTTGATCGCAGGAACGCTCATTGCAGGCGAGGCGGCAGAAGAGGCTTTTGAGTCGGTACGGGTGGGCATTACGGAATGGGCCAGCTGGCTCTTTGTGGGAGCCGTCAACATTTTTATCGGTTTTGCACTCTATTTCGCTTTCAGCAAATACGGAAATATCCGGCTCGGCGGCGAAGATGCGGAACCTGATTTCAGCACAATGGCATGGTTTGCCATGCTCTTCAGTGCAGGGATGGGAATCGGTTTGATGTTTTTCTCGGTTGCGGAGCCGATGTGGCATCTGCTCTATCCGCCTCATTCAGAGGCCGGCACGACCGAAGCCATCCGTGACGCCATGGGTGTCACTTTCTTGCATTGGGGCCTTCACGCGTGGGCCGTCTACGCCATCGTAGCTCTCGCACTCGCTTTCTTTGCATTCAATCGCAAGTTGCCTCTCTCTTTCCGTTCGGTTTTTTATCCGATACTTGGCGACAGGATTGAAGGATGGATCGGAGACGTGATTGACATACTCGCCGTGCTGGCTACGTTATTCGGCCTTGCAACATCGCTTGGTCTGGGAGCCTCACAGGCCGGGGCGGGGATGCAGTATGTATTTGGACTTGAAAATACCGTAAATCTGCAGGTAATTATCATTATCGTAGTTACCTCCATTGCAGTGGTATCCGTTGTACTCGGTATCGATAAGGGAGTACGTGTGCTGAGTGAATTCAACATACGCACTGCAGCTTTATTCCTGCTTTTCATACTGGTTGTGGGACCAACATTTTTCATACTCTCATCCTTTATTCAAAATATTGGCCACTATGCTCAAAACTTCCCGGCTTTTGCATTCTGGACGCAATCGTATGAAGAAGGATCATTTATGACAACATGGACTGTGTTTTACTGGGCCTGGTGGATCTCCTGGTCTCCATATGTAGGGATGTTTATAGCACGTATTTCACGCGGCAGAACGGTAAAACAGTTTGTGCTGGGCGTTCTGATCGTACCCACACTCATCACCTTTCTCTGGATGAGCGGATTCGGCGGCAGTGCCATTTTTCTTGAAACAAACGGAATAGCGGAAATTGCAGCTGCTGTTGAGCAAGACCAAACCACATCTCTCTTTATACTGCTGGATCAGTTTCCCTGGGCTACCATCACATCATTTCTGGCCATTGTACTTGTGCTCAGTTTCTTTGTGACATCTTCCGACTCAGGGTCACTTGTCATTGATGGCCTTACCAGCGGCGGTAAACTGGATGCACCGGTCGGCCAGCGCATCTTCTGGGCGTCCATTGAGGGTGTAGTCGCTGCCATACTGCTGATTGGGGGCGGATTGTCAGCGCTCCAGGCGGGTGCCATCAGTACGGGTCTGCCTTTTGTAATCGTGCTCCTTGTGATGTGTTACAGCCTCCAAAGAGGACTGCATCGTGAACACCACGATCTGATGAGAAAAGACCGCGATAAAGAGCGTGAATCGTATCGCGACCTGGTGATGAATGCAATTAAAAAACAAAAACAAGCGGAGTAA
- a CDS encoding universal stress protein, with protein sequence MKNSKHWMACLDLSNMDDILIGYSAFLTSVIKPETITFFHVIESGPTAVELVDQFPEIETKEEFLNLIREELNDKVKQHFSGNEIEIRIVIKEGKPTDQIIDLVNSLEPDLLIMGKKIGYAGEGVIPMRILDYVPVSVLFVPENSRYSLDKILVPVDFSEQSATAINTAASFTKSSNVTAQHIYQYRAQFFPYSLSDKEKKEVDRKIESKKENFRAESDIPEDIHFVLSLHRKGKIADVVYHQAVRDQSDLIVVASKSKRIGALVRHDFTDKMVEYAFGIPLLILKNRERHMKFLKSLFG encoded by the coding sequence ATGAAGAATTCAAAACACTGGATGGCATGTCTGGACCTTTCCAACATGGACGATATTCTGATTGGATACAGCGCATTTCTGACATCTGTCATCAAACCTGAAACCATCACCTTCTTTCATGTTATAGAATCGGGGCCGACCGCTGTGGAGCTTGTCGATCAATTCCCGGAAATTGAAACGAAAGAGGAGTTTCTCAATCTGATTCGTGAAGAGCTCAACGACAAGGTGAAGCAGCATTTCAGCGGGAATGAGATTGAGATCAGGATCGTCATCAAAGAGGGGAAACCCACCGACCAGATAATAGATCTAGTCAATTCACTTGAGCCGGATCTTTTAATTATGGGTAAAAAAATCGGCTATGCGGGTGAAGGCGTGATTCCGATGCGAATCCTGGATTATGTGCCGGTTTCGGTACTTTTTGTGCCTGAAAACAGCCGATACAGCCTCGATAAGATTCTGGTACCGGTTGATTTTTCTGAACAGTCTGCTACCGCGATTAATACTGCTGCCTCCTTCACAAAGAGCAGCAACGTAACCGCACAGCACATCTACCAATACCGGGCTCAGTTTTTCCCCTATTCACTTTCAGATAAAGAGAAAAAAGAGGTGGACCGTAAAATTGAGAGCAAGAAAGAGAACTTCAGGGCAGAGTCTGACATTCCTGAAGACATTCACTTTGTTCTCTCCCTTCACAGAAAAGGCAAGATTGCGGATGTTGTCTATCATCAGGCCGTGCGCGATCAATCCGACCTTATAGTGGTGGCGTCCAAATCGAAGCGAATTGGGGCACTTGTGCGGCATGATTTTACGGACAAAATGGTGGAATATGCATTCGGCATCCCGCTATTGATCCTTAAAAACCGTGAACGCCATATGAAGTTTTTAAAGTCGCTTTTCGGCTGA
- a CDS encoding DUF885 domain-containing protein → MVRFLLPVMSLILVSCISGEERLQNLFDDHWEYSLTDQPLFATNQGDHRFNDKLPETSIESMERRYEQAKEFLVRLDHIQRENLSEASKLNYDIFKIQLENEVRAYELNDHLLPLNGWWDYHASFADLAGRVPLNTVEDYNNYLSRLRAFRMYNEGYIERMRAGLVLGFVRPEEVFEDYMASIEALIPEVPEESRLYEPFESFPESFTEEERQRLSADAADVIGEVVNPEFERLLRFLEDEYIPGASESPGITEVPGGEEYYAWLVQMHTTMEITPVEVHRTGLDEVSRIRSEMMEIVRETGFGEDFEGFIEFLRTDPQFYAETPEELLQKTAMVLKTMDGKLPELFKTLPRLPYGIRPVPDYLAPRTATAYYSRGSADGTRAGYYAVNTYDLRSRPLYEVTALSLHEAVPGHHLQIALHQELEGLPKFRSVSGFTAYTEGWALYSERLGLDTGMYDDPYQNFGRLSYEMWRALRLVVDTGIHSMGWSREEAVQYMAENSALSLHNIRSEVNRYIFWPGQALAYKMGEIKIRELRENAERELGVDFDLREFHDVILLSGSVPLQVLDENVNDWIESVSVQ, encoded by the coding sequence ATGGTCAGATTTCTGCTTCCTGTTATGTCTCTTATCCTGGTATCGTGCATATCCGGTGAGGAGCGCCTTCAAAATCTTTTTGATGATCACTGGGAATATTCACTCACCGATCAACCCCTGTTCGCCACGAACCAGGGCGACCACCGTTTTAATGACAAACTGCCCGAAACGAGTATAGAATCAATGGAGCGGCGATACGAGCAGGCCAAAGAGTTTCTGGTGCGGCTTGACCATATACAGAGAGAGAATCTGAGCGAAGCATCGAAACTGAACTATGACATTTTTAAAATCCAGCTTGAAAATGAAGTTCGGGCCTATGAACTCAACGACCATCTGCTGCCGCTGAACGGATGGTGGGACTATCACGCTTCCTTTGCAGACCTTGCCGGCAGGGTGCCTCTCAATACCGTGGAGGATTATAACAACTACCTGAGCCGGTTGAGAGCCTTCAGGATGTATAATGAAGGCTATATCGAAAGAATGCGGGCGGGATTGGTACTTGGTTTTGTTAGGCCGGAGGAGGTCTTTGAAGACTATATGGCTTCGATTGAAGCATTGATTCCGGAAGTACCTGAAGAGAGCCGGCTTTACGAACCGTTTGAGTCGTTTCCTGAGAGTTTTACAGAAGAAGAGCGGCAGAGGTTGTCGGCTGATGCGGCGGACGTGATCGGAGAGGTTGTAAATCCTGAGTTTGAGCGCCTCCTGCGTTTTCTGGAGGATGAGTATATACCCGGTGCCTCGGAATCACCCGGAATTACGGAAGTCCCCGGAGGTGAGGAGTACTATGCCTGGCTGGTTCAGATGCATACAACAATGGAGATTACGCCCGTGGAGGTGCACCGTACAGGCCTGGATGAGGTTTCCAGAATTCGCAGCGAGATGATGGAAATAGTACGTGAAACCGGATTTGGTGAGGATTTTGAGGGCTTTATAGAGTTTTTAAGAACCGATCCGCAGTTTTATGCCGAAACACCGGAAGAGCTACTTCAAAAAACTGCAATGGTTCTGAAGACCATGGATGGTAAGCTTCCCGAACTTTTTAAGACCCTGCCAAGGCTTCCTTATGGAATACGGCCGGTTCCCGATTACCTGGCGCCCCGAACGGCAACGGCATACTACAGCCGCGGAAGCGCAGACGGCACCCGGGCCGGGTACTATGCGGTGAATACTTACGATCTAAGAAGCCGTCCGCTCTATGAAGTAACGGCCCTTTCATTGCATGAGGCCGTTCCGGGACATCATCTGCAAATTGCGCTTCATCAGGAGCTGGAGGGACTGCCGAAGTTCAGATCTGTTTCAGGTTTTACGGCCTATACCGAGGGTTGGGCACTTTACTCGGAGCGGCTAGGGCTGGATACGGGAATGTATGATGATCCCTACCAGAACTTTGGCAGGCTCAGCTACGAGATGTGGCGAGCGCTTCGCCTGGTGGTAGACACCGGAATCCATTCGATGGGGTGGAGCCGGGAAGAAGCCGTACAGTATATGGCCGAAAACTCCGCATTATCGCTTCACAATATTCGCAGCGAAGTGAACAGATATATTTTTTGGCCGGGACAGGCGCTGGCGTATAAAATGGGAGAGATCAAAATCCGCGAACTTCGTGAAAATGCGGAACGTGAGCTGGGTGTGGATTTTGACCTGCGGGAGTTCCATGATGTGATTCTGCTGAGCGGAAGCGTGCCTTTACAGGTACTTGATGAGAATGTGAACGATTGGATTGAATCCGTATCAGTGCAGTGA